Proteins encoded together in one Marinobacter salsuginis window:
- the gspD gene encoding type II secretion system secretin GspD: MYNHKINLLRAIVLLVLLPFMSMAHGQEAETWRLNLKDADIRAFVTQVADITGYSFVVDPRVKGKVTVLSSAPMNKDEIYDLFLAVLNVHGFTAIPGEEVIKVVQQVDAKQSAEILERFPETPSEQLITRVIQIDNANALELVPILRPLVAKYGHLAGVAAANALIISDHSSNIQRIEQIVRELDSPSKYEVEVIQLQEAWVGDMVTLLQELAPDELGRTGADSAARKYSVTADERSNRLILRGDETFRDKMRGLIRQLDQPSATGGTTKVLRLKHADAKNLTEILKGVMGELVKEGSGSGGSAGGSRPQSNFAVFADEGLNALVVRGEPSLMQEAEQIVAALDVRRAQVMIEAAIVEISDELGQDLGVQVAVGDESGESTPVAGTNFGNVGRSLGEVLSAILTESAITPAVGGITVGAGQRNEDGVSWGILLQALSTSAAANLLSTPSIITLDNQESEIIVGQNVPFRTGQSTVTGDGTTNPFTTIERRDIGLTLKVTPTISADGLVRLVVEQTTENVADSIEDASDIVTNKREIKTTVLADDGETIVLGGLTRDDYQVNKSKVPLLGDIPFIGRLFSSESERRVKRNLLVFLRPKIMLGKEEAVAATSDKFDQLWDVNLNIREKLGVPTEEQRPTVDALFEGGSSRVQ; the protein is encoded by the coding sequence ATGTATAACCACAAGATCAATCTTTTGCGGGCTATTGTCCTGCTTGTTCTCCTGCCCTTTATGTCCATGGCGCACGGGCAGGAAGCCGAGACATGGCGGCTGAATCTCAAGGACGCCGATATCCGCGCCTTCGTGACCCAGGTGGCCGATATTACCGGGTACAGTTTTGTGGTGGATCCCAGGGTGAAGGGCAAGGTAACCGTGCTCTCCAGCGCGCCCATGAACAAGGATGAGATTTACGACCTGTTCCTGGCGGTCCTGAACGTCCACGGATTTACGGCCATTCCTGGCGAAGAAGTGATCAAAGTGGTGCAGCAGGTTGACGCCAAGCAGTCGGCGGAGATTCTGGAGCGGTTTCCGGAAACGCCCTCGGAACAGCTGATCACCCGGGTCATACAGATTGATAACGCAAATGCCCTGGAGCTGGTCCCGATTCTTCGCCCACTGGTGGCCAAGTATGGCCACCTGGCCGGGGTAGCCGCCGCCAACGCTCTGATCATCAGCGATCATTCTTCCAACATCCAGCGAATCGAGCAGATTGTTCGGGAACTGGATAGCCCCTCCAAGTACGAAGTGGAAGTTATCCAGCTCCAGGAAGCCTGGGTCGGTGATATGGTGACGCTGCTGCAGGAACTGGCTCCGGATGAGCTCGGTCGGACCGGCGCTGACAGTGCCGCGAGAAAATACAGCGTAACCGCCGATGAGCGCAGTAACCGACTTATTCTTCGGGGCGATGAAACCTTCCGGGACAAGATGCGCGGCCTTATCCGGCAACTGGATCAGCCTTCGGCAACCGGCGGTACCACCAAGGTGCTGCGACTGAAGCACGCCGATGCCAAGAATCTCACTGAAATTCTCAAAGGTGTGATGGGCGAGCTGGTCAAAGAAGGTTCAGGATCAGGGGGCTCCGCTGGTGGCTCACGGCCGCAGAGCAATTTCGCGGTTTTCGCCGATGAAGGGCTGAACGCCCTGGTGGTGCGTGGCGAGCCGTCCCTGATGCAGGAAGCCGAACAGATTGTGGCCGCTCTGGATGTGCGTCGTGCCCAGGTGATGATTGAGGCGGCCATTGTCGAGATCAGTGACGAGCTGGGCCAGGATCTGGGCGTTCAGGTTGCCGTGGGTGACGAGTCCGGCGAATCCACACCGGTTGCCGGTACCAACTTCGGCAACGTGGGTCGCAGTCTGGGCGAGGTACTCAGCGCGATTCTGACCGAGTCCGCCATCACCCCCGCAGTAGGTGGAATCACCGTCGGCGCCGGCCAGCGGAACGAGGATGGTGTGAGTTGGGGAATTCTCCTGCAGGCTCTGTCCACTTCCGCAGCAGCCAACCTGCTGTCCACGCCCAGCATCATTACCCTGGACAATCAGGAATCGGAAATCATTGTGGGGCAGAACGTGCCGTTCCGAACTGGCCAGTCAACAGTCACCGGCGATGGCACCACCAACCCGTTTACCACCATCGAGCGTCGTGATATTGGCCTGACCCTCAAGGTTACCCCGACCATCAGCGCCGATGGCCTGGTACGTCTGGTGGTAGAGCAGACCACGGAGAACGTGGCGGACAGTATCGAGGACGCCTCGGATATCGTTACCAACAAGCGGGAAATCAAGACTACGGTACTCGCAGATGACGGCGAGACCATCGTCCTGGGCGGTTTGACCCGGGATGATTACCAGGTCAACAAGAGCAAGGTGCCCCTGCTGGGTGATATTCCGTTCATCGGGCGCCTGTTCTCATCGGAATCGGAGCGTCGGGTCAAGCGTAACCTGCTGGTGTTCCTGCGCCCGAAAATTATGTTGGGCAAAGAGGAGGCCGTTGCAGCAACCTCCGACAAATTCGATCAGCTATGGGACGTGAATTTGAACATCCGGGAAAAACTGGGTGTCCCGACGGAAGAACAGCGCCCGACGGTGGACGCGCTGTTCGAAGGCGGGAGCTCCCGAGTCCAGTAA
- a CDS encoding type II secretion system protein N codes for MAMLSTPAQRRISRTLANLLLLVLVVYLAVALARMTWLFAWEDRPVPSAPASNRAGNMAGSSGLTTSMAVYDFFGRSEQPVQVAEAVRRSAPETRLRLRLEGVLVAQRPEDSGAIVAGSNGETAYYRVGEMLPGNAELAEVEPGRILIRRGGRYETLTFEEQVSSDLVAEVTAEPAESGPDEFLASAREQIDSQGIAALAPFGLSPVDDSGMSGYVYDGSNAMLNAVNLQAGDVITAINGQRLGDINQDKALLENWRGQAQLEIEIERDGSILTISYAIPEQWR; via the coding sequence ATGGCCATGTTAAGTACCCCGGCCCAGCGCCGGATTTCGCGGACTCTGGCGAACCTGTTGTTGCTGGTATTGGTGGTGTATCTGGCTGTCGCGCTCGCCCGGATGACCTGGCTGTTCGCCTGGGAGGACAGGCCGGTCCCAAGTGCGCCAGCGTCGAACCGTGCGGGTAACATGGCCGGGAGCAGCGGTCTGACGACTTCCATGGCCGTTTACGATTTCTTCGGGCGTTCGGAGCAGCCGGTTCAGGTGGCGGAAGCCGTTCGCCGCTCGGCTCCGGAAACCCGCCTTCGACTTCGGCTCGAAGGGGTGCTGGTAGCGCAGCGCCCGGAGGACTCCGGTGCTATAGTTGCTGGAAGCAATGGTGAAACGGCGTATTACCGGGTCGGGGAAATGTTGCCCGGGAACGCCGAGCTTGCCGAAGTCGAACCCGGTCGAATTCTGATTCGTCGGGGCGGACGGTACGAGACCCTGACATTTGAGGAACAGGTGTCTTCAGATCTGGTTGCAGAAGTAACTGCCGAGCCGGCAGAATCAGGACCGGATGAGTTTCTGGCCAGCGCCCGCGAACAGATTGATAGCCAGGGCATTGCTGCTCTCGCGCCTTTCGGGTTGAGTCCGGTGGATGACAGCGGCATGTCTGGGTACGTATACGACGGCTCCAATGCCATGCTGAATGCTGTCAACCTGCAGGCCGGTGACGTGATAACGGCGATCAACGGCCAGCGACTGGGTGATATCAATCAGGACAAGGCCCTGCTTGAGAACTGGCGCGGTCAGGCACAGTTGGAGATCGAAATCGAGCGTGACGGATCCATCCTCACCATAAGTTATGCCATACCCGAACAGTGGCGCTGA
- the gspN gene encoding type II secretion system protein N — MSDAEPKTFLRPGKVFLLLLLGALVYLLSLVFLVPAGWVWQQASAHVSLPPQVQVRQVAGKVWDGEAGVVVAGFPLRVDWRLHMPKVSGLKWPMTISVESSQSSLNGDVTIGWPASAQLDASGRVMVAEFEDLIRQSGGAMIEGEVMIDRLTMAWADNRITRAEGLGRWDGGLVTWPMGDQRGRAEFPPMQATMDTTQGGVALSVSEQGGQGPAADATVFWNGMLELRVYKRMVDLAGQPWPDSASPGDVVFRVRQPLVPGAR, encoded by the coding sequence ATGAGTGACGCTGAACCCAAAACTTTTCTTCGCCCCGGCAAGGTGTTTCTGCTCCTGCTGCTGGGCGCTCTGGTTTATCTGCTGTCACTGGTCTTTCTGGTACCTGCTGGGTGGGTCTGGCAGCAGGCTTCTGCTCACGTTTCTTTGCCGCCCCAGGTTCAGGTGCGACAGGTTGCCGGAAAAGTATGGGACGGTGAGGCCGGGGTTGTGGTTGCCGGCTTCCCGCTGCGTGTTGACTGGCGTCTTCACATGCCAAAGGTCTCCGGCCTGAAATGGCCAATGACAATTTCTGTCGAGTCGTCACAATCCTCGCTTAATGGCGATGTTACGATTGGCTGGCCTGCCAGTGCGCAGCTGGATGCGAGTGGGCGGGTCATGGTAGCCGAGTTTGAAGACCTGATTCGCCAGAGTGGCGGTGCAATGATCGAAGGCGAGGTGATGATCGACCGGCTGACTATGGCCTGGGCCGATAACCGGATTACCCGCGCTGAAGGCCTGGGGCGCTGGGATGGCGGTCTGGTGACCTGGCCCATGGGCGACCAGCGGGGCCGGGCGGAGTTTCCGCCCATGCAGGCCACTATGGATACCACCCAGGGGGGTGTTGCCCTGAGCGTTTCCGAACAGGGTGGGCAGGGGCCGGCGGCAGATGCCACGGTGTTCTGGAACGGAATGCTGGAACTGCGTGTCTACAAGCGAATGGTGGACTTGGCAGGTCAGCCCTGGCCGGATTCTGCCAGCCCCGGCGATGTGGTGTTCCGGGTGCGCCAGCCTCTTGTCCCGGGGGCGCGATAG
- the groL gene encoding chaperonin GroEL (60 kDa chaperone family; promotes refolding of misfolded polypeptides especially under stressful conditions; forms two stacked rings of heptamers to form a barrel-shaped 14mer; ends can be capped by GroES; misfolded proteins enter the barrel where they are refolded when GroES binds), which produces MAAKDVKFGDSARKRMVAGVNVLADAVKVTLGPKGRNVVLEKSFGAPTITKDGVSVAKEIELADKFENMGAQMVKEVASQANDTAGDGTTTATVLAQSIVNEGVKAVTAGMNPMDLKRGIDKATTEAVKAIREMAKPCDDSKMIAQVGTISANGDETIGKIIADAMEKVGKEGVITVEEGRGLEDELDVVEGMQFDRGFLSPYFINNQDNMSAELEDPYILLVDKKISNIRELLPVLEAVAKAGKPLQIIAEDIEGEALATLVVNNMRGIVKVNAVKAPGFGDRRKEMLQDIAILSGGTVISEEVGLTLENTTLDDLGTAKRVNVTKENTTIIGGAGAQADIEARVEQIRKQIEDSSSDYDKEKLQERVAKLAGGVAVIKVGAGSEVEMKEKKARVEDALHSTRAAVEEGIVPGGGVTLIRAIAALDKVDAINEEQKAGVNILRRAMEAPLRQIVYNAGGESSVVVAKVREGEGSFGFNASTEQYGDMLEMGILDPAKVTRSALQAAASVASLIITTEAMVADEPEDEKAGGGMPDMGGMGGMGGMGGMM; this is translated from the coding sequence ATGGCAGCAAAAGACGTTAAATTCGGTGATAGCGCGCGGAAGCGCATGGTCGCGGGCGTCAACGTTCTGGCAGACGCGGTTAAAGTGACCCTCGGCCCGAAAGGCCGTAACGTGGTTCTGGAAAAGTCCTTCGGCGCGCCGACCATCACCAAAGATGGTGTTTCCGTGGCCAAGGAAATCGAGCTGGCTGACAAGTTCGAGAACATGGGCGCCCAGATGGTGAAAGAAGTGGCTTCCCAGGCCAACGACACGGCTGGTGACGGTACCACTACTGCAACTGTTCTGGCCCAGTCCATCGTTAACGAGGGCGTGAAGGCCGTTACTGCCGGCATGAACCCGATGGATCTGAAACGCGGCATCGACAAGGCCACGACCGAAGCGGTCAAAGCGATCCGCGAGATGGCCAAGCCCTGCGACGACAGCAAGATGATTGCCCAGGTAGGCACCATCTCTGCCAACGGCGACGAGACCATCGGCAAGATCATCGCCGACGCGATGGAAAAGGTTGGCAAGGAAGGCGTCATTACCGTCGAAGAAGGCCGTGGCCTGGAAGACGAGCTGGACGTGGTTGAAGGTATGCAGTTCGACCGTGGCTTCCTGTCTCCGTACTTCATCAACAACCAGGACAACATGTCTGCCGAGCTGGAAGACCCTTACATCCTGCTGGTCGACAAGAAAATTTCCAACATCCGCGAGCTGTTGCCGGTGCTGGAAGCTGTAGCCAAGGCTGGCAAGCCGCTGCAGATCATCGCTGAGGACATCGAAGGCGAAGCGCTTGCAACTCTGGTCGTGAACAACATGCGTGGCATCGTGAAAGTCAACGCTGTTAAGGCGCCTGGCTTTGGTGATCGTCGCAAGGAAATGCTGCAGGACATCGCGATCCTCTCCGGTGGTACCGTGATTTCTGAAGAAGTCGGCCTGACGCTCGAGAACACCACCCTGGATGATCTTGGCACAGCCAAGCGTGTCAATGTCACCAAGGAAAACACCACCATCATCGGCGGTGCGGGTGCACAGGCGGACATCGAAGCTCGCGTTGAGCAGATCCGGAAGCAGATCGAAGACAGCTCTTCCGATTACGACAAGGAGAAGCTGCAGGAGCGTGTTGCCAAGCTGGCTGGAGGTGTTGCCGTCATCAAGGTTGGTGCCGGTTCCGAAGTGGAAATGAAAGAGAAGAAGGCCCGCGTTGAAGATGCGCTGCACTCCACCCGCGCTGCGGTTGAAGAGGGCATTGTGCCGGGCGGCGGCGTTACCTTGATCCGCGCTATTGCGGCTCTGGACAAGGTAGATGCCATCAACGAAGAGCAGAAAGCCGGTGTGAACATCCTGCGCCGTGCCATGGAAGCTCCGCTGCGCCAGATCGTGTACAACGCAGGCGGTGAGTCTTCTGTGGTGGTTGCCAAGGTTCGTGAAGGCGAAGGCTCTTTCGGCTTCAACGCCTCTACTGAGCAGTATGGCGACATGCTGGAAATGGGTATTCTGGATCCTGCCAAGGTTACCCGTTCCGCGCTGCAGGCGGCTGCTTCCGTTGCTTCCCTGATCATCACCACCGAGGCGATGGTTGCGGATGAGCCGGAAGACGAAAAGGCCGGCGGCGGTATGCCGGACATGGGTGGCATGGGCGGCATGGGAGGCATGGGTGGCATGATGTAA
- the groES gene encoding co-chaperone GroES, which translates to MKIRPLHDRVVVRRKEEEEKTAGGIVLPGNAKEKPSQGEVIAVGNGRILENGETRSLAVKVGDTVVFGQYAGNTVKIDGEELLIMSESDIYGVLE; encoded by the coding sequence ATGAAAATTCGTCCGCTACACGATCGTGTTGTCGTGCGCCGTAAGGAAGAAGAAGAGAAAACTGCGGGTGGCATCGTGCTGCCGGGTAACGCCAAAGAGAAGCCTTCCCAGGGTGAGGTGATTGCCGTTGGTAACGGTCGCATTCTGGAAAACGGCGAAACCCGCTCACTGGCGGTCAAGGTGGGTGACACCGTGGTCTTCGGCCAGTACGCCGGTAACACCGTCAAGATCGACGGCGAAGAGCTCCTCATCATGAGCGAGAGCGACATTTACGGCGTGCTTGAGTGA
- a CDS encoding FxsA family protein: protein MSVFLFLFIIMPIAEMAVLIQVGGMIGVLNTIGLVLLTAVIGAWLLRQQGLATLLKANQRLNSGELPAREVAEGLILAIGGALLLTPGFITDTVGFLCLIPGSRHWLAAQALKRMVVAGQSRSSSFYFRAGGGSNPFGQDPFGGRENPFGRQRPFDRDSNGDIIEGEYQDETESDRDRIEKK, encoded by the coding sequence ATGTCCGTGTTTCTTTTTCTCTTTATCATCATGCCAATCGCCGAGATGGCGGTTCTGATCCAGGTCGGCGGCATGATTGGTGTGCTTAATACCATCGGGCTGGTTCTGCTGACTGCCGTGATCGGTGCGTGGCTGCTTCGCCAGCAGGGCCTTGCCACGCTATTGAAGGCCAATCAGCGGCTGAACAGTGGGGAATTGCCGGCCAGGGAGGTTGCCGAGGGGCTGATTCTGGCCATTGGCGGCGCCTTGCTGCTGACGCCGGGTTTTATCACCGATACGGTCGGTTTTCTGTGCCTGATTCCCGGGTCCCGTCACTGGCTGGCAGCCCAGGCGCTCAAGCGTATGGTTGTAGCTGGGCAAAGCCGGAGCAGCAGCTTCTATTTCCGTGCCGGCGGCGGGTCGAACCCTTTCGGGCAGGATCCGTTCGGTGGCCGCGAAAATCCCTTCGGTCGGCAACGCCCGTTTGACAGGGACAGCAACGGCGACATCATAGAAGGCGAGTATCAGGACGAGACGGAATCCGATCGGGACCGGATCGAAAAAAAGTGA
- a CDS encoding SDR family oxidoreductase: MKLQDSVIAITGGGQGLGRAMGEYLAAKGAKVALIDLMPEKLDEAVAACKAAGSEARSYVCNVAKEEDVEKTFEAIVKDFGHLNGLVNNAGILRDGLMVKVKDGEVERRMELSQWQAVIDVNLTGVFLCGREAATQMIKNGDQGAIINIASISRAGNMGQSNYSAAKAGVSALVPVWAKELARYGIRCAGIAPGFIETEMTASMKPEALEKMTAGIPLKRMGKPEEIASAAAFIFENDYVSGRMIEVDGALRL, encoded by the coding sequence ATGAAACTTCAAGATTCCGTGATTGCAATTACCGGCGGCGGCCAGGGCCTTGGCCGTGCCATGGGCGAATACCTTGCCGCCAAAGGTGCCAAAGTCGCGCTGATCGACCTGATGCCGGAAAAACTGGACGAAGCGGTTGCCGCGTGCAAAGCCGCCGGCTCCGAAGCAAGAAGCTACGTTTGCAACGTCGCCAAAGAAGAAGATGTTGAAAAAACCTTTGAAGCCATCGTAAAAGATTTCGGCCACCTCAATGGCCTGGTCAACAACGCCGGTATCCTCCGGGACGGTCTGATGGTCAAAGTGAAGGATGGCGAAGTCGAGCGCCGTATGGAGCTGTCCCAGTGGCAGGCCGTAATCGACGTCAACCTCACCGGCGTGTTTCTCTGCGGCCGGGAAGCTGCGACCCAGATGATTAAAAACGGCGACCAGGGCGCGATCATCAACATCGCCTCCATTTCACGTGCCGGCAACATGGGCCAGAGCAACTACTCCGCCGCCAAAGCTGGGGTCTCCGCCCTGGTTCCCGTGTGGGCCAAAGAGCTCGCCCGTTACGGCATTCGCTGTGCCGGCATCGCCCCGGGCTTCATCGAGACCGAAATGACAGCTTCCATGAAGCCTGAAGCCCTGGAGAAAATGACCGCAGGCATTCCGCTCAAGCGCATGGGCAAGCCGGAAGAAATTGCCTCGGCGGCCGCGTTCATCTTTGAGAACGACTATGTGTCAGGGCGGATGATTGAAGTGGATGGAGCCCTCAGGCTCTAA
- a CDS encoding MGMT family protein, whose amino-acid sequence MSEPTKDQKIWQVVLAVPKGRVVSYGQVAEMAGLGRQARYIGKALGKLPEGHVVPWYRVIRSNGQIAFPVGSEKFEEQVSRLEAEGVEVVDGRVSMSRFRW is encoded by the coding sequence ATGTCCGAACCAACCAAAGACCAGAAAATCTGGCAAGTGGTACTGGCCGTCCCGAAGGGTCGGGTGGTCAGTTACGGGCAAGTTGCAGAGATGGCTGGATTGGGTCGTCAGGCCCGGTATATCGGAAAGGCCTTGGGTAAGCTGCCAGAAGGCCATGTCGTGCCGTGGTATCGAGTTATTCGTAGTAACGGCCAGATTGCCTTTCCCGTTGGGTCCGAGAAATTTGAAGAGCAGGTTAGCCGTCTTGAGGCCGAGGGTGTTGAGGTCGTTGATGGACGAGTATCGATGTCTCGATTCCGTTGGTAA
- a CDS encoding AmpG family muropeptide MFS transporter, with product MIALLFLGFSAGLPFLLVFSTLNARLADVGVETATIGFFSWLGITYSIKVFWAPVVDRLKLPLLDRLLGKRRSWIIFAQAGIATGLYLMAQVDATAAPEMMALCGLLVAFSSATQDVAIDAYRIEIAEERLQAALAATYIFGYRLALLVAGAGALYLAEFWSWQVSYEVMAALVGVGALTVLIVREPSVNHFAAAQDIAHKIENEAAKLTHLNPRVARLVGWFYAAVAGPFLDFFRRYKELAFIILLMVAVYRISDIAMGVMANPFYLDFMGFSKTQVADVTKIFGFFMTIAGSLVGGVMVVRYGVRRILLLGAIMTAATNLLFVVLAQYPPNIVTLAAVVSADNLSGGIANVALIAWLSSMTSASFTATQYALFSSLMTLPGKFIGGFSGIVVAGFGYAEFFLVAGIMGVPAILLAIFMIRHGDRLDALAPRHESKPDAEAVSS from the coding sequence GTGATCGCCCTGTTGTTCCTGGGGTTTTCGGCGGGTCTGCCGTTCCTGCTGGTGTTTTCCACGCTTAATGCGCGGCTGGCAGATGTCGGGGTGGAAACGGCTACCATCGGTTTCTTCAGCTGGCTAGGCATAACTTATTCCATCAAGGTGTTCTGGGCGCCGGTAGTGGACCGTCTGAAACTGCCTCTGCTGGACCGGCTGCTGGGCAAGCGGCGAAGCTGGATTATCTTTGCGCAGGCGGGTATTGCCACGGGGCTTTACCTGATGGCTCAAGTGGATGCCACGGCAGCGCCGGAAATGATGGCTCTGTGTGGCCTGCTGGTGGCTTTCTCCTCAGCTACCCAGGATGTGGCCATTGATGCTTACCGTATCGAGATTGCCGAGGAACGGTTGCAAGCCGCCTTGGCTGCAACCTATATCTTTGGCTACCGGCTGGCGCTTCTGGTGGCCGGCGCCGGTGCCCTTTACCTGGCGGAATTCTGGTCCTGGCAGGTGTCCTATGAGGTAATGGCCGCCCTGGTAGGCGTTGGCGCGCTGACGGTGTTGATTGTTCGCGAGCCCAGCGTAAACCACTTTGCCGCCGCCCAGGACATTGCTCACAAGATTGAGAATGAAGCCGCCAAGCTAACCCATCTGAATCCCCGCGTAGCGAGACTGGTTGGATGGTTCTACGCCGCCGTCGCCGGCCCTTTCCTGGACTTCTTCCGCCGGTACAAAGAACTGGCCTTCATTATTCTGCTTATGGTTGCCGTCTATCGGATCTCCGACATCGCCATGGGCGTGATGGCCAATCCGTTCTACCTGGATTTTATGGGGTTCAGCAAAACCCAGGTGGCGGACGTGACCAAGATCTTCGGTTTCTTCATGACCATCGCCGGCTCGCTGGTGGGTGGGGTTATGGTGGTTCGCTACGGCGTTCGCCGGATTCTTCTGCTGGGGGCGATCATGACCGCCGCCACCAACCTTCTGTTTGTCGTTCTGGCCCAGTACCCGCCCAACATCGTCACCCTGGCCGCAGTGGTTAGCGCCGATAACCTCAGTGGCGGCATTGCCAACGTGGCTCTCATTGCCTGGCTCTCCAGCATGACCAGTGCCTCATTTACCGCTACCCAGTATGCTCTGTTCAGTTCGCTGATGACCCTGCCAGGCAAGTTCATCGGTGGTTTCTCAGGCATAGTTGTGGCTGGTTTCGGTTACGCAGAGTTCTTCCTGGTGGCCGGCATCATGGGTGTGCCGGCCATCCTGTTGGCCATTTTTATGATTCGACATGGTGATCGATTGGATGCGTTAGCGCCTCGACATGAATCAAAGCCTGACGCAGAAGCGGTGAGTTCCTGA
- a CDS encoding YajQ family cyclic di-GMP-binding protein, which yields MPSFDIVSEIDMHEVTNAVDQAKRELGNRWDFKNVEADIELDDKGITISAEQEFQLEQLLDMLRMAFAKRNIDARALAEDGDSKSGKLVKQHLLLKQGIETDMAKKIVKMIKDQKMKVQASIQGDKVRVTGKKRDDLQGAIAMLREAELDIPLQFNNFRD from the coding sequence ATGCCTTCTTTTGACATTGTTTCAGAAATCGATATGCACGAAGTGACCAATGCGGTCGACCAGGCCAAGCGGGAACTGGGCAATCGCTGGGACTTCAAAAACGTTGAAGCCGACATTGAGCTGGACGACAAGGGTATAACCATCAGTGCCGAGCAGGAGTTCCAGCTGGAGCAGTTGCTGGATATGCTGCGGATGGCGTTTGCCAAGCGGAATATCGATGCCCGCGCCCTGGCAGAGGACGGAGACAGCAAGTCTGGCAAGCTGGTCAAGCAGCACCTGCTATTGAAGCAGGGCATTGAGACCGATATGGCCAAGAAGATTGTGAAGATGATCAAGGATCAGAAGATGAAGGTCCAGGCCAGTATCCAGGGCGATAAAGTGCGGGTGACCGGCAAGAAGCGTGATGATCTTCAGGGAGCCATCGCCATGTTGCGCGAGGCTGAGCTGGATATCCCGCTTCAGTTCAATAATTTCCGCGACTGA
- a CDS encoding response regulator, whose product MPNLDLPILVVDDAKFSSMVVGRTLRNAGYRDVRIVNNAPEALKLIEQRPVSVLIADWLMPEMDGLELTDQVRQQDEQNNHYTYVILLTARESVEALSEAFDRGVDDFIYKSDMTKQLIPRIFAADRMADRQNTLLRANSLLIENNRELESTNIIDLETGLCNTKYGRERLTKTLRHAESRGGASAYVLCGIRNWQELKRKHPPTVMSELAIGIARRLSTLIRPIDALCRVGDNQFAIIAYFPNSDHCTTTAFRRVFDGINHKALKTTAGYISVEAGMVLCKADAQNGTPSIQDMERAAVQGLVDAYDTRRFTETAPEIGATA is encoded by the coding sequence ATGCCCAATCTGGACCTTCCCATCCTCGTAGTAGACGACGCGAAATTCAGCAGTATGGTGGTTGGCCGCACGCTGCGAAATGCCGGATATCGCGACGTGCGCATCGTGAACAACGCACCGGAAGCCCTCAAGCTGATCGAGCAGCGCCCGGTTAGTGTGTTGATTGCGGACTGGCTGATGCCCGAGATGGATGGCCTTGAGCTCACCGACCAGGTGCGACAACAGGACGAGCAGAACAATCACTACACCTACGTGATCCTGCTCACCGCCCGGGAGAGCGTCGAAGCCCTCTCTGAAGCCTTCGACCGGGGCGTGGATGATTTCATCTACAAGTCCGACATGACCAAGCAGCTGATCCCCCGCATCTTCGCAGCAGACCGAATGGCTGACCGCCAGAACACCCTGCTACGGGCCAACTCTCTGCTGATCGAGAACAACCGGGAACTGGAATCCACCAACATCATTGATCTGGAAACCGGCCTCTGCAACACCAAATACGGTCGCGAGCGACTGACCAAGACGCTACGCCATGCTGAATCCCGGGGCGGTGCCTCTGCCTATGTACTGTGCGGTATTCGCAACTGGCAGGAGCTCAAACGCAAGCACCCGCCCACGGTCATGAGTGAACTGGCCATCGGCATCGCCCGCCGGCTGAGCACCCTGATTCGTCCCATCGACGCCTTGTGCCGAGTGGGCGACAACCAGTTCGCCATCATTGCCTACTTCCCGAACAGCGACCACTGCACCACCACCGCCTTCCGGCGCGTGTTCGACGGCATCAACCACAAGGCCCTGAAAACCACAGCAGGTTATATTTCCGTGGAAGCCGGCATGGTGCTGTGCAAAGCCGACGCCCAGAACGGCACGCCCTCAATCCAGGATATGGAACGGGCCGCGGTGCAAGGGCTGGTGGATGCGTACGATACCCGACGGTTTACCGAGACTGCGCCGGAGATTGGAGCGACCGCCTGA